GTCGCAAATGAGCGAACAAGAAAAACTTCAGATGCGTCTTGCCGAGATAGAAAGAGAAAAGCTTGAAAGAGAAAGAGAACTGGCAGAGCTTAAGACAAGCCTTGTTAAGCAAAAGGTTTTGACTGAATTAGGTTTGCCTCTTTCATTAGCTGACCGCATTTTTGGTGAAACGGAAGAGGAAATCAGGCAGGACGCAGAAGAACTGAAAAAACTTTTAGGCTTGCAAGCTGGCAATAAAATTGGTGCACCAACGAACCCAGCAGGGGGAAACAAGCAGATAAGAACTTTTACAAAAGAAGAAATTGCAAGAATGAGTCCAGAGGAAATAAACAAAAACTGGGACATTATCTCAGAAGCTTTAAAACAAGGCTTAATCAAATAACAATGCTGATAAGGAGGTTGATTTAAGATGGCTGTTACTAACTTTATCCCAACAATTTGGAGTGCAAGACTTTTAGAAAACTTGCAGAAAAGACTTGTTTACACAAACATTACAAACAACGACTATGAAGGTGACGTTAAGTTTGGCAACGCTGTGAAAATTAATGCAATTGGCAGGGTAAATATATTCGACTATGCAAAATATACTGCATTGCCTGATCCACAGGTATTAGATAGCACACAGCAAACTTTGCTTATTGACCAAGCAAAAGCCTTCAATTTTGCTGTTGATGATATTGATAAGGCGCAGGCAAACGTAAATCTTATGGACGCAGCAATGAGACAGGCTGCGCAAGATATCAAGGATGTAATCGACAAGTTTATAGCAAGTCATTACACATATGCTGCAAATGCAATTGGTGATGACACTACTCCTATTGTTCCAACCGCAACAACTGCATATGAACTTTTGGTTGATGCTTCTACAAAACTTGATGAGATGGATATACCAAGCGATGGTAGAGTGGCTATTGTCCCACCATGGTTCCATGGACTTTTGAGAAAAGATGATAGGTTTGTAAAATATACAAGCGAAGGACAACAAGTATTAAGAACAGGACTTGTTGGTGAAGCAGCAGGATTTCAGATTTTTATAAGCAATAATGTGCCAAATACAACTGGCACTAAGTATAAGATTTTGTGCGGGCATCCGATGGCAATTACTTTTGCACAACAGATAGAAAAAATTGAGGCATACAGACCAGAAAAGTTGTTTGCCGACGCTGTAAAAGGTCTTGTTGTGTATGGTGCAAAGGTAATCAGACCAGAGGCTTTGGTTGTAATTACTGCTAACAAGGCTTAAGGTGATGGCTAATGTGGGTTAGGAATAAGCAAACAAGATTGATATGGGAAGTAACGGGAGAGCTGGCAGAGAGGCTCTCCCGTTCTTCCGATTTTGAGGTGATTGAAGAATGGCAATCCAAGTCGGAACAAATTCATACGTTGACATCGAATTCGCAGACAGTTATTTCAGCGAGCGACTCTACGCAGACGAGTGGGACAACGCAGATACAGCAACGAAAGAAAAAGCGCTGATTACTGCATGCAAAAGAATAGAAAGGCTGCAATTTAAAGGGCTAAAAGTAGATGAGACACAAATATTGTCGTTCCCACGGATGTTCCCAAGTGTTAGTGCGCCAATCAACAGAGAACGCAGTTTTAATCTTGATTTTGGTATTGGGTTTGTTGTTCAGGAAGAGGTGCCAAACGAGGTTAAATGGGCGCAATGTGAGGAAGCTCTTGCATTGCTCAAATATGGCAACAACACACGTACCAGGCTACAGGAGCAAGGTGTAATCAGGGTAGACTTTGGGAGCGTGAGTGAGGAATACGAAAGAGCTGGCAAGGGTGTAAATAAGCTGTTCAGCAATGAAGCATATGAGCTGCTTAAACCCTATCTTGCCGGTGTGGTTGCTATTGTTTAAGGTGGTGGCACTATGATTAGGGAATACCTAAATCAAACCGCAACACTAAAGACAACGATAAACTACAACGAATATGGCGAACCAGTAGCAAGCGAGAAGGTTATCCCTTGTCGCTTTGAGATGAAGCGAAAGCTTGTTAGGGATAGAACAGGCAATCAGGTTGTTTCAGAAGCGACCATGTATTGCATTGAGCCAATAAGTCCTGACGACAGGGTGGTTTATAGTGACAAAGAATATGCTGTTATAAGTGTTTTAGAGGTCGTCGATTTGGATGGTAATATTATTTATTATGAGGTGGATTTGTAATGAACACAACGGCAGAGTTGAAATGGAACGGTGATAAGGTAAGTAAAGCAGTTGAGCAAGCAGTTAAAGCAGCACTGCAAAAGTGTGCAGCTGATTTGCAACGTAAGAGTGCTGAAAGAGCACCAATCGATACAGGGGATTTAAGGAGCAACTGTTCTGTTAGTCCACTTAAGCGTGAGGGTGCTAAATTCTATCATACGGTTGGGTATAATTTGCCCTATGCGATTGTGCAACACGAGAGACTTGATTTTAGACATCCTAAAGGGGGAGAAGCAAAATATCTTGAAAAGCCGTTTAACGAGAACAAATCTTTATATGAAAGATATATAGGCGAGGCGATAAGAAATGCTCTTAAATGAGATAGCTGAAATGATACAAAATGCAGGGCTGGGACAAACAGGAGTTAGCATTTTTATAGGGCAGCGCCCACCGACAGTTAAGAATGCAATAGTGCTTAATCAATATGGTGGTGGAC
The DNA window shown above is from Caldicellulosiruptor owensensis OL and carries:
- a CDS encoding capsid assembly scaffolding protein Gp46 family protein, whose product is MADDMNKATQTNPADAGQDMANQTQTADNDTQQSKSFTQEDVERIVQERLRREREKYKDYNELKKIAEEYRKIQESQMSEQEKLQMRLAEIEREKLERERELAELKTSLVKQKVLTELGLPLSLADRIFGETEEEIRQDAEELKKLLGLQAGNKIGAPTNPAGGNKQIRTFTKEEIARMSPEEINKNWDIISEALKQGLIK
- a CDS encoding phage major capsid protein translates to MAVTNFIPTIWSARLLENLQKRLVYTNITNNDYEGDVKFGNAVKINAIGRVNIFDYAKYTALPDPQVLDSTQQTLLIDQAKAFNFAVDDIDKAQANVNLMDAAMRQAAQDIKDVIDKFIASHYTYAANAIGDDTTPIVPTATTAYELLVDASTKLDEMDIPSDGRVAIVPPWFHGLLRKDDRFVKYTSEGQQVLRTGLVGEAAGFQIFISNNVPNTTGTKYKILCGHPMAITFAQQIEKIEAYRPEKLFADAVKGLVVYGAKVIRPEALVVITANKA
- a CDS encoding DnaT-like ssDNA-binding protein produces the protein MAIQVGTNSYVDIEFADSYFSERLYADEWDNADTATKEKALITACKRIERLQFKGLKVDETQILSFPRMFPSVSAPINRERSFNLDFGIGFVVQEEVPNEVKWAQCEEALALLKYGNNTRTRLQEQGVIRVDFGSVSEEYERAGKGVNKLFSNEAYELLKPYLAGVVAIV
- a CDS encoding HK97 gp10 family phage protein; this translates as MNTTAELKWNGDKVSKAVEQAVKAALQKCAADLQRKSAERAPIDTGDLRSNCSVSPLKREGAKFYHTVGYNLPYAIVQHERLDFRHPKGGEAKYLEKPFNENKSLYERYIGEAIRNALK